Below is a genomic region from Vibrio pomeroyi.
TGCCAGGTCTTAAATCGTATAAACCTGAGTTCGCTTTTAATCCACGTAGCGTCGCAACAACAACGGCACAGTCAGGCTTCTTGTTGGATGCCTTAACCTTGATGTTACACGCTTTCTCGAAACCCATGTCTGAGCCGAAACCACCTTCGGTCACCACAAAATCACTCAGTTTTAAGGCAATCTTGTCGGCAATAATTGAAGAATTACCGTGTGCAATGTTCGCAAATGGCCCTGCGTGAATAAGTGTCGGAACACCTTCAAGGGTTTGCATTAACGTTGGCTCAATAGAGTCTTTCATTGTGACTGTCATCGCTCCGGCAACGCCGAAGTCATCCGCGGTTAGTGGCAAGCCTTGATGATTATAGGCGAGCACAACACGGCCAATGCGTTTGCGTAAGTCTTGCAAGTCGTCAGCCAGTGCAAGAATTGCCATCAGCTCTGAGGCGGCTGAGATATCAAATCCGTCTTCGCGTTCAAAGCCATTAATTGTTTTGTTCGCTTCATTCTTGCCTACAGTGATCATGCGTAGTGCGCGGTCATTGTGGTCGAGTACACGTCGCCACACGATTCTGCTTGGGTCAATATCCAAGGCTTTTAAGCCAGAACGCGCTTCAAACGCGTCTAAGCCTTCGCGTTGTTCGTGATACAAACGTGCATCAATCGCTGCAGACGCAAGGTTATGAGCGGCTGTTACGGCATGAATATCACCAGTTAGATGCAGATTCAATTGATCCATAGGAGCGACTTGAGAATAGCCACCGCCAGCTGCGCCCCCTTTAACACCAAACACAGGGCCCATTGAAGGCTGACGAATACACGCCATCGCTGATTGGTTAATTTTGGCAAGACCTTGAGCTAGACCAATGGTGGTTACTGTTTTGCCTTCACCGAGTGGGGTGGGTGTAATCGCCGTGACTACGACCAATTTACCATCTTGTTGGTTAGCGAGGCGTTCAAGTGACGTGAGAGACACTTTAGATTTGAATTCGCCTAATGGCTGGTGTTCGTCGTGTTGCAGGCCTGCTTGTTTGGCAACCTCACTGATGTTTTTAAGGGGAGTTGAGCGACAAATATCAATATCAGACAGCATATTTGATCCTTATATCAGAACCGAAAGGTGGTACGTAAACGTTTGCGTGGCGATACTACTGCATAAATTTGCCAAGTAAAGGCAAACCACACGAATTATGTGCTGGAAGATAACAGATCTAAAGAGTCATTGCGCGAGATCAAATCTTAAACGGGCAAAATATTTGATTCGATTACCTTCGATTGTGTTTGCATTGGCGTTTGATACAAAAAGGGCTGCATATAGCAGCCCTTTAAGGATTCGATAATTTTACTTAGACGTCGTCTAGAAAGGTTAACGATCCCAGTATGTTTCTTCTAAGCTATCTTCGCGTTCTGGCAGTGCACGAGAAAGACGAGGAGAGTGCTGAGTCAGTACTTCGTAGCTTACGCGGTTTGCGTACTTACAAATTTGAGACAGTGACGAGTACGTTAAGCAAGCGTGTTCGTGCTTCTCGGAGTTTGGTACGTTCACGTGGTGGTAGCTGTTCGCTGCCATGTCGTGCAGTAATGCAGATAGCGCGCCATCGCCAGCACCGTTGGTGTTCTTAATCTCAAGTGGACCACCTAGGTAAGGGCCAATGTGAGAGTACACTTTCACTGGGTTTTGACAGTCTTGCTTGCGCATTGCACGGCTGAACTCATACTTGTTGAATTCTGGGATGTTACCCGGCAATAGTGGCAGCGTTGTTTCACGCTTCGCTAGCTCGTCTGTGTAACCTGCCATGTAAAGGCCAATTGGACCTGCAGTACATAGTACTAGGTCAACCCACTCAAGCGCTTTGTTTGCCGCTAGTAGTGGATCTTTCTCACCTGTTAGTGCTTCACCTTCGTCTTCGTTCATCGCGACGATGGTTACGTTTTCTTTCAGGTATTCTTGCCACCATTCAGCGTTACCTTCGATCACATACTTAGTACCAAGCGTCAGTACAACAGGCACATTGTGCGCTTTCGCGTATTCAATCGCTTTTTGTACTGCTTTTGGCATTGGATCTTCAGGCTTGCCACGCATTAGGTATGAAGACACAACTAGCGCAGATGCTTTCTCGAAAATCTTTTCAGGAATGCTTTCAGGAAGTAGTTGGTTCATGTGTCCTTCGTTGATCGCAAACGTACGCTCGCCATCTTCGGTAATCAGCGTGTAACAACGACCAATTGGACCATCAACAGTTTGTAGGTGGTTTAAGTTCATACGAGAAGAAGTGCGGCAAAGGTAACGGTAACCGAACGAGCCAACTTCAATTTTCTTAGACATAACGCCAAGCAGTACAGATTTGCTGTCTGCAAGTACGGAATAGTTGTGCAGTGTGTTACCGATAGTGTCGCCAGGGTATTGATGCGTGATCAAACCGCGCTCAACTAGCTCTTCATACAACGCATCTGCTTTACTTTCTTCCAATACAAGCGAGTGACCTTTACTTAGCTCGTATTTTTCTAGGAACGCGCTGTCAACACGGGCTTCGATATCAACAATAGTTTGACCCACACCGACAATAGTCGCTCGGTGAAGCTTAGGTGTTTGTTGAATTTGGTTGACCAACGGATCACGTGCGTGAGTTGGAAAGTAGTGCTTAGATTTACGCTGTCCAGGAAACTTCATATGAAAAATACAGTGAAAAAATTTTGCCGCATGATATCACATTTTGT
It encodes:
- a CDS encoding formate--tetrahydrofolate ligase, producing MLSDIDICRSTPLKNISEVAKQAGLQHDEHQPLGEFKSKVSLTSLERLANQQDGKLVVVTAITPTPLGEGKTVTTIGLAQGLAKINQSAMACIRQPSMGPVFGVKGGAAGGGYSQVAPMDQLNLHLTGDIHAVTAAHNLASAAIDARLYHEQREGLDAFEARSGLKALDIDPSRIVWRRVLDHNDRALRMITVGKNEANKTINGFEREDGFDISAASELMAILALADDLQDLRKRIGRVVLAYNHQGLPLTADDFGVAGAMTVTMKDSIEPTLMQTLEGVPTLIHAGPFANIAHGNSSIIADKIALKLSDFVVTEGGFGSDMGFEKACNIKVKASNKKPDCAVVVATLRGLKANSGLYDLRPGTPLPDSIFSDDKDALVAGFENLKWHINNVKQYQVPTVVAINRFPQDSDQELDALKQMITAFDSSVSVEVSEAFGQGGEGAINLANAVVKACQVESEFKPLYKSEQSLEEKLMAVAEVGYGAASISLSPLAKKQLAEFKLHGYSNLSVCLAKTPLSISTEAHIKGAPTQFDVPVRELKLCAGAGFIYALCGNVMTMPGLPDKPAFMSLDIDDKGNIIGLS
- a CDS encoding inosine/guanosine kinase; translation: MKFPGQRKSKHYFPTHARDPLVNQIQQTPKLHRATIVGVGQTIVDIEARVDSAFLEKYELSKGHSLVLEESKADALYEELVERGLITHQYPGDTIGNTLHNYSVLADSKSVLLGVMSKKIEVGSFGYRYLCRTSSRMNLNHLQTVDGPIGRCYTLITEDGERTFAINEGHMNQLLPESIPEKIFEKASALVVSSYLMRGKPEDPMPKAVQKAIEYAKAHNVPVVLTLGTKYVIEGNAEWWQEYLKENVTIVAMNEDEGEALTGEKDPLLAANKALEWVDLVLCTAGPIGLYMAGYTDELAKRETTLPLLPGNIPEFNKYEFSRAMRKQDCQNPVKVYSHIGPYLGGPLEIKNTNGAGDGALSALLHDMAANSYHHVNVPNSEKHEHACLTYSSLSQICKYANRVSYEVLTQHSPRLSRALPEREDSLEETYWDR